TTCAGCTTTCGCACCTTCATCTTTTCCTGCCCGTCGTTCGTGACCCAGTTACCCAATAGGCGGTCGTCGACTTTACGCGTTGCGCTGGGTGTAATCGGCACCTTGAAGTTGCAGCCGCTGAAGGCCAGCACGCAGAACGCAACCATGATGCAGCCCGCGAGTCTTCGGACAAACGCACGATCGATCTTCATGTTTCACCCCTCATCATTTTGACTATGAGCCGGTCCCAGTGGGAACTTCTATTAATCCTGTCATCCCGGCGCACAATCACAAGGGTTGCGCCGGGCAAGGATCCAAGTTTTTGTAAGCATATGATGCATTAGCGAAAATTGGGCCAAGCCATTGCATTGGCTTGGCGTTCAGCGGGCGCAGAGCCCGCTCTGCGAATTCCCCGCTTCACCCCCGGACAAAATCCGGGGCGACAGAAATTGGGTTTTGAGAAGTTCCCAGTATACAAACTCCAGCACTGGCGCGCTTCACCAGCCATTTTCGGCCTGTGAGCCGCACCAGTGCTTGAGTTTAATATGTAGCTTCACAAGTACGCCTACTCTTCATCCCAGTCTTTCCAATCCACCTTGTGCGCCTCGCGATAGAGGTTAACGGCCCGACCGACCGTGGGGCAAAAAATATTGTGGCCGATGATGTCGAGGGTGCCGTAGTGGTTCAAGCGGTCCTTGACCGGCCCCTTCATGCCGGCAAACCACAGCTCGATCCCCTGCTGCGTCAACTCGCCATGCAACGTGGTCAGGACTTCGGCGGCGGTTAAGTCCACATCGGAAATAGCGTCGGCCGCGACCACGACCCGTTGCGTGGGTGTGGGTGCGACCGCGACCGCGCGATGCACCTGCTCGCGAAAAATTTCCGCGTTGGCGAAGAAGAGTTGCGCGTCCCAGCGAAATAGCACTAGGCCCGGCACCACGCGGCCTTCCGGATGACGGGTGACATCGTGGTAGCCCTTGGCGCCATCGACACGCGCGAGCACCGCGAAGTGCGGGTGCCATGCGTTCCACACCAGCACCAGCATGGCGAGCGCGATGGTGATGAAGATGCCCTCGATCACACCCACAAAGGCGACGCCCAGAAAGCTGATGACCGACAGCGCAAATTCGATGCGGCGCAAGCGCGCCAGCTCCCACATGCCGGGAATGTCCGCGAACGACACGCACGCGGCAATCACCACCGCGCCCAGCGCGGCGCTCGGCAAGCTTTGCAAAAGCGTCGGTGCGAACAGCAGCAATATTGCGATCGCCAATGCCCCCACCAGTCCCGTCACCTGCGTCCTGGCGCCGGCCGATTCCGCCACCGGCGTGCGCGACGCGCTGCTGCTGATGGAAAAACCCTGGAACACACCGGTGGCAATATTGGCGGCGCCGATCGCGATCATTTCCTGATTCTGGCTGACCTGATAGCCGCCGCGTTGCGCAAGCGCGCGCGACAGCAAGCTGGTATCGGCGAACGACAGTAAAGAAATGA
The Betaproteobacteria bacterium genome window above contains:
- a CDS encoding SulP family inorganic anion transporter, with protein sequence MHDVVAGLVLTAILVPVGMGYAEASGVPAIHGLYATIIPLIAYAIFGPSRIMVLGPDSTLAAVIAALILPLAGGGVEHAIALAGMLAILSGACSLLIGFARLGMIADLLSKPIRLGFLNAIALTVIIGQLPKVFGFAIKAETLPEKAMLLIEGIAGGRTNSVALMIGTTCLAVILLVRRFRPQWPGILIAVVLATLVSAWFDLSQTTQLSVVGGLPHGLPNFRFPDVTLDEVMQLLPGALIISLLSFADTSLLSRALAQRGGYQVSQNQEMIAIGAANIATGVFQGFSISSSASRTPVAESAGARTQVTGLVGALAIAILLLFAPTLLQSLPSAALGAVVIAACVSFADIPGMWELARLRRIEFALSVISFLGVAFVGVIEGIFITIALAMLVLVWNAWHPHFAVLARVDGAKGYHDVTRHPEGRVVPGLVLFRWDAQLFFANAEIFREQVHRAVAVAPTPTQRVVVAADAISDVDLTAAEVLTTLHGELTQQGIELWFAGMKGPVKDRLNHYGTLDIIGHNIFCPTVGRAVNLYREAHKVDWKDWDEE